Proteins encoded within one genomic window of Thioploca ingrica:
- a CDS encoding glycosyl transferase, group 1, with product MNLILHDYFESLEGGGRLCSLLAQGLPANLGYGFAKANHPFLIPLSPDAQHNLQAYSAIPLWRQFKLARTFSRKTTFLPQYETVIYSGFYTPLAVHHHQLGKNICYCHTPPRFIYDQRDFYRQQLPLGLRPALQAFIHYLQPRYEQAISQMDLLIANSHHVRQRIQHYLGKDAIVIYPPCDTQRFTWQGQADYYLSTGRLDPLKRVDLIIQAFLKMPDKKLVVTSGGSELRRLQQLAQAAPHIHFTDWVSEKQLAQLVGRAIAILYLPKNEDFGLSPVEAMAAGKPVIGVAEGGLLETMIPGQTGILIESPPTIAAICEAVTTLTPARALSMRSTCEARAQHFCLEIFLDNMRRQLTGEVIAKTPI from the coding sequence ATGAATTTAATTTTACATGATTATTTTGAATCTTTAGAAGGGGGTGGTCGATTATGTAGCTTGTTAGCGCAAGGATTACCGGCGAATTTAGGTTATGGGTTTGCCAAAGCTAACCATCCTTTTTTAATCCCGTTAAGTCCCGATGCACAACATAATTTACAAGCTTATAGTGCGATCCCGTTATGGCGACAATTTAAACTAGCCCGTACTTTTAGCCGCAAAACGACTTTCTTACCACAATACGAAACGGTTATCTATAGCGGTTTTTATACCCCGTTAGCGGTACATCATCATCAACTGGGGAAAAATATTTGCTATTGTCACACTCCCCCGCGATTTATTTACGATCAACGTGATTTTTACCGACAGCAGTTACCCCTTGGATTGCGTCCGGCATTACAGGCGTTTATTCATTATTTACAACCCCGTTACGAACAAGCCATCTCCCAAATGGATTTATTAATCGCCAATTCTCATCACGTTCGTCAGCGCATTCAACATTACCTGGGCAAAGACGCGATTGTAATTTATCCACCTTGCGATACCCAGCGATTTACTTGGCAAGGACAAGCGGATTATTATTTATCGACCGGGCGTTTGGACCCGCTCAAACGAGTGGATTTAATTATTCAAGCTTTTTTAAAAATGCCCGACAAAAAATTAGTGGTGACTTCGGGAGGTTCAGAATTACGCCGCTTACAACAATTAGCTCAAGCCGCACCTCATATTCATTTCACTGACTGGGTGAGTGAAAAACAATTGGCTCAATTAGTGGGTCGTGCGATTGCTATCCTGTATTTGCCTAAGAACGAAGATTTTGGGCTGTCCCCGGTAGAAGCCATGGCTGCCGGTAAACCGGTGATTGGCGTTGCCGAAGGGGGATTATTAGAAACGATGATACCGGGACAAACCGGGATTTTAATCGAATCACCACCAACCATAGCCGCGATTTGTGAAGCCGTAACGACTCTAACGCCAGCACGGGCATTAAGTATGCGCTCAACTTGTGAAGCCAGAGCACAACATTTTTGCTTAGAAATATTTTTGGACAACATGCGTCGACAATTAACTGGGGAAGTTATTGCCAAGACGCCGATTTAA
- a CDS encoding response regulator with CheY-like receiver, AAA-type ATPase, and DNA-binding domains, with amino-acid sequence MLKKPTNLHKLPSEEGVASLRILLVDDDTFILTMISAWLEEAGYEVKTSETGTHAVYELPHFKPHLVITDLRMEDMDGITLLKEIQKYNPVLPVIMLSGKAQISDAIRAAHQGIFEFFTKPIEPAKLFDCIQSAINQVGNYREEIEFAPEIIHRSSVMANLLKQAQRVAKTHSSVFIGGATGTGKELLARAIHRASPRCDKIFLAINCGALSEQLLESELFGHEKGAFTGAVRKNLGLFQAAHSGTLFLDEVGDMPLTLQVKLLRVLQEGKVKPVGSVDHVKVDVRIISATHQDLALAVKRGEFREDLFYRLNVIPLYMPALAERREDIPLLVNHFLALQTQREDLASVRFSPEALEYMMSVSWPGNVRQLQNVVEQCTVLSVSPVIPLSLVKQALQESETRLRTLEEARNEFDYHYLHWVLRLAEGDVNHAARIAGCEVGEFERLLASYEINPIDFRNPQQEENTAPEGSGIHLH; translated from the coding sequence ATGCTTAAAAAACCGACCAACCTACACAAGCTGCCTAGTGAAGAGGGCGTTGCTTCTCTGAGAATCTTATTAGTTGATGATGATACCTTCATCTTGACCATGATATCCGCTTGGTTAGAAGAAGCGGGCTATGAAGTCAAAACCAGTGAAACCGGTACTCACGCTGTTTACGAACTACCGCATTTTAAACCGCATCTCGTGATTACCGATTTACGAATGGAAGATATGGATGGTATTACTTTACTTAAAGAAATTCAGAAATATAACCCCGTTTTACCCGTCATTATGCTGAGTGGTAAAGCCCAAATTTCTGATGCTATCCGCGCTGCTCATCAGGGTATCTTTGAATTTTTTACCAAACCGATTGAACCGGCTAAGCTATTTGACTGTATTCAATCGGCTATCAATCAGGTAGGAAATTACCGAGAAGAAATTGAATTTGCTCCCGAAATCATTCACCGTAGTTCTGTTATGGCTAACTTATTAAAGCAAGCACAACGAGTCGCTAAAACTCATAGTAGCGTTTTTATTGGCGGCGCTACTGGAACCGGTAAAGAACTACTCGCACGTGCTATCCATCGAGCCAGTCCTCGTTGCGATAAAATCTTTCTGGCGATTAACTGTGGTGCCTTATCCGAACAACTGTTAGAATCGGAATTGTTTGGACACGAAAAGGGAGCCTTCACCGGGGCAGTGCGAAAAAATCTCGGATTGTTTCAAGCCGCACATAGTGGCACCTTGTTTTTGGATGAAGTGGGTGATATGCCACTGACTTTACAAGTTAAACTCTTGCGAGTATTACAAGAAGGTAAAGTCAAACCGGTGGGTTCGGTTGACCATGTTAAAGTAGATGTACGAATCATCTCCGCTACCCATCAAGATTTAGCCCTCGCTGTTAAACGGGGTGAATTCCGAGAAGATTTATTTTATCGACTGAATGTTATTCCCCTCTATATGCCCGCTTTAGCAGAACGCCGCGAAGATATTCCCTTGTTAGTTAATCATTTTTTGGCCTTACAAACTCAGCGAGAAGACCTCGCTTCAGTTCGATTTTCACCCGAGGCGCTTGAATACATGATGTCGGTTTCATGGCCCGGTAATGTTCGCCAATTACAGAACGTCGTGGAACAATGTACCGTGTTATCGGTTTCGCCGGTTATTCCATTGTCATTGGTTAAACAAGCTTTACAAGAGAGTGAAACCCGCCTCCGAACACTTGAAGAAGCGCGGAATGAATTTGATTATCATTATTTACATTGGGTGTTACGTTTGGCAGAAGGGGATGTAAACCATGCGGCACGAATTGCGGGTTGTGAAGTGGGAGAATTTGAACGTTTGTTGGCCAGTTACGAAATTAACCCAATTGATTTTCGTAACCCCCAACAAGAAGAAAATACCGCGCCCGAAGGCAGCGGCATTCACTTACATTAA
- a CDS encoding 30S ribosomal protein S20, translating to MANSDQAKKRARQAEKHRQQNTSKRSMLRTYIKKVVNAIIGGNQTDALAAYQVAVPIIDQMANKGIIHKNKAARHKSRLNGRIRAMPQS from the coding sequence TTGGCTAATTCGGATCAAGCAAAAAAGCGTGCCCGTCAAGCGGAAAAACATCGGCAGCAGAATACCAGTAAGCGTTCTATGTTACGAACTTACATCAAGAAAGTAGTGAATGCGATTATCGGGGGTAATCAAACAGATGCCTTAGCGGCTTATCAAGTCGCTGTTCCCATTATCGATCAGATGGCTAATAAAGGGATTATTCATAAAAATAAGGCGGCACGTCATAAAAGCCGCCTCAATGGACGAATTCGCGCCATGCCACAATCTTAA
- a CDS encoding transposase: MKVDILKGHVSKDHIHLLLSIPPQVTISRLVQQLKGKSSFKALSHFPELKKVFWGRHVWARGYFVHTRGNATDEVIKMYIENQKHDDDDFQIEG; this comes from the coding sequence ATGAAGGTGGATATTCTCAAAGGGCATGTCTCGAAGGATCATATTCACCTGCTGCTTTCGATTCCTCCTCAGGTAACCATTAGCCGCCTAGTTCAACAACTGAAGGGAAAATCATCGTTTAAAGCACTCAGTCACTTCCCCGAACTCAAGAAAGTATTTTGGGGAAGACATGTATGGGCAAGGGGATATTTTGTACACACCCGTGGAAATGCAACAGACGAAGTTATAAAAATGTACATTGAAAATCAGAAGCATGATGACGATGATTTTCAAATAGAGGGTTAA
- a CDS encoding hydroxyacid dehydrogenase produces the protein MLSVFFYEAFQEEEQALKRYLSPKLKVGFTWQTIQEAGETYPPAALISIRTQSIIPPAWGTKLSGLLTRSTGYDHIHHYLSQCQCNLPCGYLPLYCHRAVAEQTLLLWLTLLRKLPQQLHQFHTFNRDGLTGQECQQKTLLVVGVGHIGYEVVKIGQNLGMLALGVDIEKKHPDVAYVTLEEGLPQADIVVCAMNLTADNRNYFNYSALKRGKPGMIFINIARGEMSPPADLLRLLDEQFLGGIALDVYDRESELATSLRRGQVIDHHPDLGAILELAKRPHVILTPHNAFNTQEAVARKADHSIQQVNAFLATGQFIWSVPF, from the coding sequence ATGTTATCGGTGTTTTTCTACGAAGCTTTTCAAGAGGAAGAACAGGCGCTCAAACGTTATTTGAGTCCCAAACTGAAAGTTGGGTTTACTTGGCAAACTATCCAAGAAGCAGGCGAAACCTATCCACCCGCAGCTTTAATTAGTATTCGCACACAATCGATTATTCCACCCGCTTGGGGAACAAAACTGTCCGGACTACTGACCCGTAGTACCGGTTATGATCACATTCATCATTATTTATCCCAATGTCAATGCAACTTACCTTGTGGTTATCTACCACTGTATTGCCATCGTGCGGTTGCTGAGCAAACTTTGTTACTTTGGCTGACTTTATTAAGAAAATTGCCGCAACAATTACATCAATTTCATACTTTTAACCGAGATGGATTAACCGGTCAAGAATGCCAGCAAAAAACGTTATTGGTAGTCGGTGTCGGTCATATTGGTTATGAAGTGGTGAAAATCGGGCAAAATTTAGGAATGCTAGCACTTGGCGTTGATATTGAAAAAAAACACCCCGATGTGGCTTACGTTACTCTGGAAGAAGGGTTACCTCAAGCTGATATTGTCGTTTGTGCCATGAATTTAACCGCTGACAATCGCAATTATTTTAATTATTCTGCCTTAAAACGCGGCAAACCGGGGATGATTTTCATCAATATTGCCCGGGGTGAAATGTCTCCACCCGCGGATTTACTGCGGTTATTGGATGAACAGTTTTTAGGTGGCATCGCATTGGATGTTTATGATCGAGAAAGTGAATTAGCAACTTCATTACGGCGTGGTCAAGTGATTGATCATCACCCTGATCTCGGTGCTATCCTCGAATTAGCAAAACGTCCTCATGTTATCTTAACTCCGCACAATGCTTTTAACACTCAAGAAGCCGTTGCTAGAAAAGCCGACCATAGTATTCAACAAGTGAATGCTTTTTTAGCGACCGGTCAATTTATTTGGTCAGTCCCGTTTTAA
- a CDS encoding glycoside hydrolase family protein: protein MSKVPERSCDQSFRLPLYAREGAIIPLAFVDEKTMNALGNRQDGNLHNELVTKIFAFGEGGAINNRKDPTPKAQNSFTLYEDDGETIAYQTGAVQTTDISQQRQGNNVLSKPCGSSTTEGDFRP, encoded by the coding sequence TTGAGTAAAGTACCAGAGCGAAGTTGTGACCAGTCATTTAGATTACCGTTATATGCCCGCGAAGGTGCGATTATTCCGTTAGCCTTTGTCGATGAAAAAACCATGAATGCCTTGGGTAACCGTCAAGATGGTAACCTCCATAATGAGTTAGTGACGAAAATCTTCGCTTTTGGTGAAGGGGGAGCGATAAATAATCGTAAAGATCCGACACCGAAGGCTCAAAATTCATTCACACTCTACGAAGATGATGGCGAAACCATTGCTTACCAGACTGGCGCAGTGCAGACGACTGATATTTCGCAACAGCGGCAAGGTAATAACGTTCTTTCCAAACCGTGTGGTAGTAGTACTACTGAAGGCGATTTTAGACCTTAG